A stretch of DNA from Acidobacteriota bacterium:
TCGGTTCGCTTACTCTCCCTGACTGCAACCCGAGCCTGTGGCTGTTCGGTGGGTTTGGTTTCTTCTCTATTGTCTTTGGCACCACCGGCAAAACCGCGCTTTGGCTTCGGCAGGCTGCAATAAGGGCAGTACAGTGCCTCGCTCGGCACGTCGGTTCCGCAGCGTGGACACGTCAAGGCCATGGCGTTCTCCTCTGGGCTTAACATCGATCCAAAGCACGCGGTAGGCCAGTGCCGACAATGGGTAACAGAGGCTGAAAAAATGTGGAATTTGATTGTTGAGAACAGAAGAAAGCGGCAAGAGGCGTCACATTTTTTGTAAACGGTGAAAGAATTTGTCATTCTTTGGTGCGTGACCCGACGCCGCACGGCAGATGCTTTCGAGCCGGTTTGAGAAGCATTCCAGCGGTTGAGAGCTGGCTCGTTGGCAGCACTGGCGTAGCGGGAAGGGAACTACCCTTCATCGGGTTGACATCAAACTCGCGCGCCGGTATAGTTCCTCGTTTGGAACAACGGCGCTTTTTGGTTCTGAGCATGCGGAGGCGCCTTGTTGATTGAAACCGGACGCGGAATAAACGTTATTGTGGCGTAAACGGAATCCGGAGTAAACGCCGGGTTCTTGAATTCAAAACGAAAGTTGACCTGAGATCACGCCACAGAGAAGTTTGGCCCGGGGTGGCCGAATCCGCAGCTACTTTTCAGAACATCCCCACAAAAAGATCTAGATAATCCCGGCCTGGATGGGTACGCGCGAGGGTTAGGAGGCGCTTGCCATCTGCGCTCTTGACCTTGCCGGGTTGAGCGACGGTGCTCAGCAAATGAGCGAAGCCTGAGGCATTTCGGCCCGGGCGCAATTTGAGAGGAGCCATAAGTGCCGACACTTAATCAGTTAGTTCGCAAAGGGCGAGTAAACGTTAAGTACAAGACCTCGAGCCCGGCTTTGAATTCGAGTCCGCAGAAGCGCGGCGTGTGCACACGCGTCTACACGCAGACTCCCAAGAAGCCGAACTCAGCGCTGCGCAAAGTGGCGCGCGTCCGTCTGACCAATGGGATCGAGGTGACGACTTATATCCCTGGCATCGGTCATAACCTGCAGGAGCACTCGATTGTTTTGATCCGTGGGGGTCGCGTCAAGGATCTGCCAGGCGTCCGTTACCACGTGGTTCGCGGGACCCTCGACGCGGTTGGTGTTCAGGGGCGCAAACAGAGCCGCTCTAAGTATGGAGCGAAGCGGCCGAAGGAAGCGTCTCCGGCGAAGAAATAGAAAGTGATGCGTGATGCGTGATCCGTACTCTGTGATCACGCATCACGCATCACGCATTACGGAAGGTTTATGCCAAGAAGAAGAGTTGCAGCTAAGCGCGAGGTTCTGCCGGACCCTCTATACAACTCGACGATGGTGACCAGGTTCATCAACTCGCTGATGTGGGAGGGCAGGAAGTCTGTTGCCGAAGGCATCTTCTACGGGGCAATGAGTCAAATCCACGATAAGACTCAAGAGGACCCGCTGAAGACTTTCAAGAAGGCCATCGACAACGTAAAACCGCGAGTCGAGGTCAAGTCTCGCAGGGTGGGTGGCTCTACCTATCAAGTGCCCATCGAGGTTGATCAGAAGTCGCGCGGTAACAGTTTAGCCATCAGGTGGGTGATCAGTTACGCGCGCGGGCGCGGCGAGAAGACTATGACCGATCGGCTCGCAGGCGAGATCCTCGATGCGGCGAATAATCGCGGCAACGCAGTGAAGAAGAAGGATGACACACACCGAATGGCTGACGCCAACAAGGCGTTCGCGCACTATCGTTGGTGATAGGACCCATAGGACGTACTGGACGTATTTAGAATGTCGAAGCAGGCGCCAGCGCCACTACAACGGTTCCGCAACATCGGGATCATGGCCCACATCGACGCGGGCAAGACCACGACGACCGAACGCATCCTCTATTATACGGGCGTTTCGTACAAGATCGGCGAGGTCCACGAAGGCACTGCAGTGATGGACTGGATGGAGCAGGAACAAGAGCGCGGCATAACGATCACGTCGGCGGCGACGACGTGCTTCTGGCCGCGGGACGGCGAGGACTATCGTATCAACATTATTGACACGCCGGGTCACGTCGATTTCACCATTGAGGTCGAACGCTCATTGCGAGTGCTTGATGGCGCCGTGGCGGTGTTCGACGCAGTAGCCGGCGTGCAGCCGCAGTCTGAAACTGTGTGGCGTCAAGCCGACAGGTACAACGTTCCGCGCATTGCCTTCATGAATAAGATGGATCGGCCGGGCGCTGATTTCAGTCACGCAATCCAGACGATGCGCGACCGCTTGAGCGCGAATCCGGTAGCGATCCAGATCCCAGTTGGAGCCGAAGATCAGTTTCGCGGGGTGATCGACCTGATCACGATGCGCGCATACCTCTACAACGTTGAGGACAAGGGTGCTGAGCCGGATGTGGTTGATATACCCGACGAGCTTCGGGCCGATGCCGCAGCGGCGCGCGACAAGATGATCGAAGCGCTTGCCGATGCGGACGACCCGATCGCTGAAAAGTACCTCGCTGGTCAAAAGGTTGCCGACGCCGAGATTCGTGCGGCGATTCGGCGCGAGACGATCGCGCTGAAGCTCGTGCCGGTCGTGGCGGGCTCCGCGTTTAAGAATAAGGGCGTGCAGCCGCTTCTTGACGCCGTCGTTGATTTCCTTCCCAGCCCGCTTGATGTGCCCCCGGTCATGGGCGTGAATCCCAAGAAGGGAACCGAGGAAGAGCGGCCGCCCGACCCGAAAGCGCCCTTCGCGGGACTGGTGTTCAAGATCATGGCTGACAAGCACGTCGGTCAGCTTTCATTCGTTCGAATCTATTCAGGCACTCTTAAGGCTGGTTCCTACACGTTGAATTCGACCAGGGGTTCAAAAGAGCGAGTGGGCCGCATCATGTGCATGCACGCGAACAAGCGGGAGGACGTCGAGCAGGCCACAGCGGGCGAGATCGTCGCGGTTGCCGGCATTAAGCAGGTCACCACCGGCGACACTATCTGCGAAGAGTCCCGCCCAATCGTCCTTGAAGCTCTCGAATTCCCGGCGCCGGTTATCTCCCAGGCAATCGAACCCAAGACCAGACAGGATCAGGAGAAGCTGGGCATCGGTCTCCAGCGGCTCGCGGCGGAAGACCCGAGCTTCAAAGTCGCTACCGATCAGGAGACGGGACAGACGATCATCAGCGGTATGGGTGAGCTTCACCTGGAGATCATCGTCGATCGCCTGAAGCGAGAGTTCGGCGTCGATGCGAACGTTGGCCGGCCACAGGTCGCCTATCGCGAAACTATACGCAAAGCGGCAGAAGGTGTTGGAAAGTTCGTTCGACAGACGGGCGGACGCGGTCAGTATGGTCACGCTGAAGTGAAACTCGAGCCGGCCGAACCGGGCAGCGGCTTCGAGTTCGTCAACGCGATCGTCGGTGGCGTCATCCCGCGCGAGTACATCAAGCCTGTCGGCGAAGGTATCAGGGAAGCAATGGAAGGCGGGGTTCTGGCGGGCTATGAGATGGTTGACGTCAAGGCGACGCTGCACTACGGCAGCTATCACGAGGTTGACTCTTCGGAGATGGCGTTCAAGATCGCCGGCTCGATGGCGTTCAAGGACGCCGCTAAGAAAGCCGATCCCGTTCTGCTCGAGCCGATCATGAAAGTCGAGGTTGTGGCGCCTGAAGAGTACGCGGGCTCGATTACCGGTGACATCAACTCGCGTCGCGGTCGCATCGAGAGCATGGCTGCGCGGCCGGGCACGCAGGTCATCACAGCCTTTGTGCCGCTTTCGG
This window harbors:
- the rpsL gene encoding 30S ribosomal protein S12; amino-acid sequence: MPTLNQLVRKGRVNVKYKTSSPALNSSPQKRGVCTRVYTQTPKKPNSALRKVARVRLTNGIEVTTYIPGIGHNLQEHSIVLIRGGRVKDLPGVRYHVVRGTLDAVGVQGRKQSRSKYGAKRPKEASPAKK
- the rpsG gene encoding 30S ribosomal protein S7; amino-acid sequence: MPRRRVAAKREVLPDPLYNSTMVTRFINSLMWEGRKSVAEGIFYGAMSQIHDKTQEDPLKTFKKAIDNVKPRVEVKSRRVGGSTYQVPIEVDQKSRGNSLAIRWVISYARGRGEKTMTDRLAGEILDAANNRGNAVKKKDDTHRMADANKAFAHYRW
- the fusA gene encoding elongation factor G, whose amino-acid sequence is MSKQAPAPLQRFRNIGIMAHIDAGKTTTTERILYYTGVSYKIGEVHEGTAVMDWMEQEQERGITITSAATTCFWPRDGEDYRINIIDTPGHVDFTIEVERSLRVLDGAVAVFDAVAGVQPQSETVWRQADRYNVPRIAFMNKMDRPGADFSHAIQTMRDRLSANPVAIQIPVGAEDQFRGVIDLITMRAYLYNVEDKGAEPDVVDIPDELRADAAAARDKMIEALADADDPIAEKYLAGQKVADAEIRAAIRRETIALKLVPVVAGSAFKNKGVQPLLDAVVDFLPSPLDVPPVMGVNPKKGTEEERPPDPKAPFAGLVFKIMADKHVGQLSFVRIYSGTLKAGSYTLNSTRGSKERVGRIMCMHANKREDVEQATAGEIVAVAGIKQVTTGDTICEESRPIVLEALEFPAPVISQAIEPKTRQDQEKLGIGLQRLAAEDPSFKVATDQETGQTIISGMGELHLEIIVDRLKREFGVDANVGRPQVAYRETIRKAAEGVGKFVRQTGGRGQYGHAEVKLEPAEPGSGFEFVNAIVGGVIPREYIKPVGEGIREAMEGGVLAGYEMVDVKATLHYGSYHEVDSSEMAFKIAGSMAFKDAAKKADPVLLEPIMKVEVVAPEEYAGSITGDINSRRGRIESMAARPGTQVITAFVPLSEMFGYATDMRSMTQGRATYTMHFHRYEEAPRSVREEIIAKVQGTAR